A single region of the Gossypium arboreum isolate Shixiya-1 chromosome 12, ASM2569848v2, whole genome shotgun sequence genome encodes:
- the LOC108454122 gene encoding vacuolar protein sorting-associated protein 26A isoform X2, which produces MNFLLGAFKPACNILITFSDAKTRKQVPMKKENGQMVMVPLFQSQENIAGKISIEPLQGKKIEHNGVKVELLGQIVRELDVPGDIYERKTYPFEFSTVEMPYETYSGVNVRLRYVLKVTVSRNYGGSIVEYQDFMVRNYSPPPSINNSIKMEVGIEDCLHIEFEYNKSKYHLKDVIIGKIYFLLVRIKIKNMDLEIRRRESTGSGANTHVETETLAKYELMDGAPVRGESIPIRLFLSPYELTPTHRNINNKFSVKYYLNLVLVDEEDRRYFKQQEITIYRLQDS; this is translated from the exons ATG AATTTCCTGCTCGGAGCTTTCAAGCCGGCATGCAATATCTTGATCACATTTTCCGATGCTAAAACTCGCAAGCAG GTCCCCATGAAAAAGGAAAATGGCCAAATGGTTATGGTACCGCTTTTCCAAAGTCAAGAAAATATTGCTGGGAAG ATCTCCATAGAACCACTTCAAGGGAAGAAAATTGAACATAATGGTGTTAAAGTTGAGCTTCTCGGTCAAATAG TACGTGAGTTGGATGTTCCTGGGGATATATATGAAAGGAAAACTTACCCATTTGAATTTTCTACGGTTGAAATGCCATATGAAACTTATAGTGGTGTGAATGTGCGGCTCAG GTATGTCCTGAAAGTGACAGTCAGCCGTAATTATGGTGGAAGCATAGTGGAATACCAGGACTTTATG GTGCGCAATTATTCTCCACCTCCATCCATCAACAATAGCATCAAG ATGGAAGTTGGAATTGAAGACTGCCTGCACATTGAATTTGAGTACAATAAAAGCAA GTATCATCTGAAAGATGTTATTATTGGCAAGATATATTTTCTTCTTGTGAGGATCAAGATTAAGAATATGGATCTTGAGATACGGCGTCGAGAGTCAACAGGATCAGGAGCAAATACCCATGTTGAGACTGAGACACTAGCTAAATATGAGTTGATGGATGGTGCTCCTGTCAGAG GTGAATCAATTCCAATCAGGCTGTTTCTCAGCCCATATGAACTGACACCGACACATCGCAACATAAACAACAAATTCAGTGTGAAGTATTACTTGAATCTCGTGCTTGTCGATGAAGAGGATCGTCGATATTTCAAACAGCAAGAAATTACGATATACAGGCTACAGGATTCCTGA
- the LOC108454165 gene encoding cytochrome b5-like, which translates to MASDPKVHTFEEVANHNKTKDCWLIISGKVYDVTPFMDDHPGGDEVLLSATGKDATNDFEDVGHSDSAREIMEKYYIGEIDPKTVPAKRTYIPPQQTPYNPDKTPEFVIKILQFLVPLLILGLAIAVRHYTKKE; encoded by the exons ATGGCTTCAGATCCTAAAGTGCACACTTTCGAGGAGGTTGCCAACCACAACAAAACCAAAGATTGTTGGCTGATTATTTCTGGGAAG GTTTATGATGTAACTCCGTTCATGGATGATCATCCCGGAGGTGATGAAGTTTTGCTGTCAGCTACTG GGAAGGATGCCACCAATGATTTTGAAGATGTGGGTCACAGTGATTCAGCAAGAGAAATTATGGAAAAATACTACATTGGTGAGATTGATCCAAAAACTGTCCCGGCAAAGCGCACTTACATTCCACCACAGCAAACGCCTTACAATCCGGATAAGACCCCTGAGTTTGTCATCAAGATCCTACAATTTCTTGTTCCCCTCTTGATCCTGGGTTTGGCTATTGCGGTACGTCACTATACCAAGAAAGAGTAG
- the LOC108457353 gene encoding probable 6-phosphogluconolactonase 4, chloroplastic yields the protein MASSPFQFSTPVLTLLLSSPSLRKSPGLPFHPSLFSSPLTQKTLTFSTGTRAVSGSGKSPGLPFHPSLFSPPLTQKTLTFSTGTRAVSGSGKFCWRAKASMAGTTMEKGKGEVEVFDSEENLSVSLAKYTADLAAKFSKEKGSFTVVLSGGSLIKSLRKLVEPPYVDAIDWSTWHVFWVDERVVPKDHDDSNYKLAFDGFLSKVQILPGNVYAINDALSAEGAADDYETCLKHLVKSNVLSVSTATGFPKFDLMLLGMGPDGHVASLFPGHPLVKENEKWVTFIKDSPKPPPERITFTFPVINSSAHIALVICGAGKAGPVHSALGNSQNSDPLPVQMVSPEGELVWFLDKDAASKL from the exons ATGGCATCTTCACCCTTTCAATTCTCCACTCCAGTTCTCACTCTCCTATTATCATCGCCGTCGTTACGAAAATCCCCTGGTCTTCCTTTCCATCCTTCATTATTCTCGTCGCCCCTTACTCAGAAGACCCTCACTTTCTCGACTGGGACTAGAGCCGTTTCGGGGTCCGGAAAATCCCCTGGTCTTCCTTTCCATCCTTCATTATTCTCGCCGCCCCTTACTCAGAAGACCCTCACTTTCTCGACTGGGACTAGAGCCGTTTCGGGGTCCGGGAAGTTTTGTTGGAGAGCCAAGGCGTCGATGGCCGGGACCACCATGGAGAAAGGGAAAGGGGAAGTCGAAGTTTTTGATTCCGAGGAGAATCTTTCGGTTTCGCTCGCTAAATACACCGCCGATCTAGCCGCTAAGTTCTCCAAAGAGAAAGGCAGTTTCACCGTGGTTTTGTCTGGCGGCTCCCTCATCAAGTCTCTCAG GAAACTAGTGGAACCCCCATATGTTGATGCGATTGATTGGTCAACATGGCATGTTTTCTGGGTGGATGAAAGGGTTGTTCCTAAGGATCACGATGACAGTAACTATAAGCTAGCTTTTGATGGGTTCCTATCAAAG GTACAGATTCTCCCTGGTAATGTATACGCCATCAATGATGCACTGTCTGCTGAAGGTGCAGCCGATGATTATGAGACTTGTCTCAAGCACTTGGTGAAGAGCAACGTGCTTAGTGTCTCAACAGCTACTGGGTTTCCTAAGTTTGATCTCATGCTTCTCGGAATGGGACCGGATGGACATGTGGCTTCCCTCTTTCCTGGCCATCCTCTGGTGAAGGAGAACGAAAAGTGGGTTACCTTCATTAAGGACTCACCAAAACCGCCCCCGGAGAGAATCACCTTTACTTTCCCAGTTATCAACTCATCTGCTCACATTGCACTTGTGATCTGTGGTGCTGGTAAAGCTGGTCCGGTGCATTCCGCATTGGGAAATAGTCAAAATTCCGATCCACTGCCTGTTCAGATGGTTTCACCAGAAGGGGAGCTTGTTTGGTTTTTGGACAAAGATGCAGCTTCCAAACTATAA
- the LOC108454122 gene encoding vacuolar protein sorting-associated protein 26A isoform X1: MNFLLGAFKPACNILITFSDAKTRKQVPMKKENGQMVMVPLFQSQENIAGKISIEPLQGKKIEHNGVKVELLGQIEMYFDRGNFYDFTSLVRELDVPGDIYERKTYPFEFSTVEMPYETYSGVNVRLRYVLKVTVSRNYGGSIVEYQDFMVRNYSPPPSINNSIKMEVGIEDCLHIEFEYNKSKYHLKDVIIGKIYFLLVRIKIKNMDLEIRRRESTGSGANTHVETETLAKYELMDGAPVRGESIPIRLFLSPYELTPTHRNINNKFSVKYYLNLVLVDEEDRRYFKQQEITIYRLQDS, encoded by the exons ATG AATTTCCTGCTCGGAGCTTTCAAGCCGGCATGCAATATCTTGATCACATTTTCCGATGCTAAAACTCGCAAGCAG GTCCCCATGAAAAAGGAAAATGGCCAAATGGTTATGGTACCGCTTTTCCAAAGTCAAGAAAATATTGCTGGGAAG ATCTCCATAGAACCACTTCAAGGGAAGAAAATTGAACATAATGGTGTTAAAGTTGAGCTTCTCGGTCAAATAG AGATGTATTTTGACAGAGGCAACTTTTATGATTTCACCTCTCTTG TACGTGAGTTGGATGTTCCTGGGGATATATATGAAAGGAAAACTTACCCATTTGAATTTTCTACGGTTGAAATGCCATATGAAACTTATAGTGGTGTGAATGTGCGGCTCAG GTATGTCCTGAAAGTGACAGTCAGCCGTAATTATGGTGGAAGCATAGTGGAATACCAGGACTTTATG GTGCGCAATTATTCTCCACCTCCATCCATCAACAATAGCATCAAG ATGGAAGTTGGAATTGAAGACTGCCTGCACATTGAATTTGAGTACAATAAAAGCAA GTATCATCTGAAAGATGTTATTATTGGCAAGATATATTTTCTTCTTGTGAGGATCAAGATTAAGAATATGGATCTTGAGATACGGCGTCGAGAGTCAACAGGATCAGGAGCAAATACCCATGTTGAGACTGAGACACTAGCTAAATATGAGTTGATGGATGGTGCTCCTGTCAGAG GTGAATCAATTCCAATCAGGCTGTTTCTCAGCCCATATGAACTGACACCGACACATCGCAACATAAACAACAAATTCAGTGTGAAGTATTACTTGAATCTCGTGCTTGTCGATGAAGAGGATCGTCGATATTTCAAACAGCAAGAAATTACGATATACAGGCTACAGGATTCCTGA
- the LOC108454012 gene encoding uncharacterized protein LOC108454012 isoform X2, protein MELFYFMVFGALGAVVAALELSKNSKDRINTSPAFNSFKNNYLVVYSLMMAGDWLQGPYVYYLYSTYGFGKGEIGQLFIAGFGSSMLFGTIVGSLADKQGRRRACVTYCITYILSCITKHSPQYKILMIGRVLGGIATSLLFSAFESWLVAEHNKRGFEQQWLSLTFSKAIFLGNGLVAILSGLFGNLLVDSLSLGPVAPFDAAACFLAIGMAIILSSWTENFGDPSENKDLLTQFRGAAVAIASDEKIALLGAIQSLFEGSMYTFVFLWTPALSPNDEEIPHGFIFATFMLASMLGSSLASRLMARSSPRVESYMQIVFVISSASLLLPIITNVNAFPITVMFGMCSIFLFVASILQRRLMAISDKPKMENWTAMKERDPEAEPLND, encoded by the exons ATGGAGCTGTTCTATTTCATGGTGTTCGGTGCATTGGGAGCAGTGGTTGCAGCATTAGAGCTAAGCAAGAACAGCAAAGATCGAATCAACACTTCCCctgctttcaattcctttaagaACAATTACCTCGTTGTTTACTCTCTCATGATGG CTGGAGACTGGCTGCAGGGTCCATATGTTTACTATCTTTACAGTACATATGGCTTTGGAAAAGGGGAGATTGGACAGCTTTTTATTGCTGGTTTTGGATCCTCCATGTTGTTTGGCACAATTGTTGGATCTCTAGCTGACAAACA GGGCCGAAGGAGGGCATGTGTTACTTACTGCATAACTTACATACTTAGTTGCATCACCAAGCACTCTCCTCAATACAAAATTTTGATGATAGGTCGTGTTTTGGGAGGTATTGCCACCTCCCTTCTGTTTTCAGCATTTGAGTCTTGGCTTGTTGCTGAACATAATAAG AGGGGCTTTGAGCAACAATGGTTGTCACTAACATTTTCTAAGGCAATATTTCTTGGCAATGGTCTTGTTGCCATTTTGTCTGGGTTGTTCGGGAACCTACTGGTTGATTCACTATCCCTTGGACCTGTGGCTCCTTTTGATGCTGCTGCATGCTTTcttgccattggaatggccaTTATTTTATCATCATGGACTGAAAATTTTGGAGATCCCTCAGAAAATAAGGACCTGCTCACCCAGTTTAGGGGTGCTGCTGTAGCTATAGCTTCTG ATGAAAAAATTGCTTTGCTGGGTGCCATCCAGTCTCTGTTTGAAGGTTCAATGTACACCTTTGTGTTCCTTTGGACTCCTGCTTTGAGCCCCAATGATGAAGAGATCCCTCACGGTTTTATTTTTGCCACATTCATGTTGGCTTCTATGCTGGGAAGCTCCCTTGCATCTCGATTGATGGCTCGCTCATCACCCAGGGTAGAAAGCTACATGCAGATTGTTTTCGTGATTTCCTCTGCCTCTCTCCTGCTTCCCATTATAACTAAT GTTAATGCATTTCCCATCACTGTTATGTTCGGTATGTGCTCGATTTTCCTCTTCGTGGCCTCTATCTTGCAAAGACGATTGATGGCAATTTCAGACAAGCCAA agaTGGAAAATTGGACAGCTATGAAAGAAAGGGACCCTGAGGCAGAGCCACTAAATGATTGA
- the LOC108454012 gene encoding uncharacterized protein LOC108454012 isoform X1, protein MELFYFMVFGALGAVVAALELSKNSKDRINTSPAFNSFKNNYLVVYSLMMAGDWLQGPYVYYLYSTYGFGKGEIGQLFIAGFGSSMLFGTIVGSLADKQGRRRACVTYCITYILSCITKHSPQYKILMIGRVLGGIATSLLFSAFESWLVAEHNKRGFEQQWLSLTFSKAIFLGNGLVAILSGLFGNLLVDSLSLGPVAPFDAAACFLAIGMAIILSSWTENFGDPSENKDLLTQFRGAAVAIASDEKIALLGAIQSLFEGSMYTFVFLWTPALSPNDEEIPHGFIFATFMLASMLGSSLASRLMARSSPRVESYMQIVFVISSASLLLPIITNFLVPPSKEKGGGISFAGCLQLLGFCTFEACVGIFWPSIMKMRSQYIPEEARSTIMNFFRIPLNIFVCIVLYNVNAFPITVMFGMCSIFLFVASILQRRLMAISDKPKMENWTAMKERDPEAEPLND, encoded by the exons ATGGAGCTGTTCTATTTCATGGTGTTCGGTGCATTGGGAGCAGTGGTTGCAGCATTAGAGCTAAGCAAGAACAGCAAAGATCGAATCAACACTTCCCctgctttcaattcctttaagaACAATTACCTCGTTGTTTACTCTCTCATGATGG CTGGAGACTGGCTGCAGGGTCCATATGTTTACTATCTTTACAGTACATATGGCTTTGGAAAAGGGGAGATTGGACAGCTTTTTATTGCTGGTTTTGGATCCTCCATGTTGTTTGGCACAATTGTTGGATCTCTAGCTGACAAACA GGGCCGAAGGAGGGCATGTGTTACTTACTGCATAACTTACATACTTAGTTGCATCACCAAGCACTCTCCTCAATACAAAATTTTGATGATAGGTCGTGTTTTGGGAGGTATTGCCACCTCCCTTCTGTTTTCAGCATTTGAGTCTTGGCTTGTTGCTGAACATAATAAG AGGGGCTTTGAGCAACAATGGTTGTCACTAACATTTTCTAAGGCAATATTTCTTGGCAATGGTCTTGTTGCCATTTTGTCTGGGTTGTTCGGGAACCTACTGGTTGATTCACTATCCCTTGGACCTGTGGCTCCTTTTGATGCTGCTGCATGCTTTcttgccattggaatggccaTTATTTTATCATCATGGACTGAAAATTTTGGAGATCCCTCAGAAAATAAGGACCTGCTCACCCAGTTTAGGGGTGCTGCTGTAGCTATAGCTTCTG ATGAAAAAATTGCTTTGCTGGGTGCCATCCAGTCTCTGTTTGAAGGTTCAATGTACACCTTTGTGTTCCTTTGGACTCCTGCTTTGAGCCCCAATGATGAAGAGATCCCTCACGGTTTTATTTTTGCCACATTCATGTTGGCTTCTATGCTGGGAAGCTCCCTTGCATCTCGATTGATGGCTCGCTCATCACCCAGGGTAGAAAGCTACATGCAGATTGTTTTCGTGATTTCCTCTGCCTCTCTCCTGCTTCCCATTATAACTAAT TTCTTGGTGCCTCCTTCAAAGGAGAAAGGCGGAGGCATCTCATTTGCTGGCTGTCTTCAGCTTCTTGGCTTCTGTACTTTTGAGGCATGTGTAGGGATATTCTGGCCATCCATTATGAAAATGAGATCCCAGTACATCCCAGAGGAAGCTAGGAGCACCATTATGAACTTTTTCCGCATTCCTCTCAACATCTTTGTCTGCATCGTGTTGTACAAC GTTAATGCATTTCCCATCACTGTTATGTTCGGTATGTGCTCGATTTTCCTCTTCGTGGCCTCTATCTTGCAAAGACGATTGATGGCAATTTCAGACAAGCCAA agaTGGAAAATTGGACAGCTATGAAAGAAAGGGACCCTGAGGCAGAGCCACTAAATGATTGA